Proteins encoded in a region of the Bacteroidota bacterium genome:
- the dinB gene encoding DNA polymerase IV has translation MNRNVMHMDLDTFFVSVERKINPKLIGMPVLVGGTGDRGVVASCSYEARAFGIHSAMPMKTARLLCPQAVVVRGDHEAYSKHSNEITDIIKESVPVYEKTSIDEFYIDLTGMDRFFGCYKLATELRQKIIKESGLPISFALSANKTVSKIGTDQAKPNGQIQIPFGDEKIFLAPLSVKKIPMVGDKTYHILRGMGIEKIKTVQEMPIELMQQVLGENGISIWKKANGIDTSPVEPYNERKSLSTECTFDKDTIDNDFLIRNLISMTEKLCYQLRSEEKLTACVTVKIRYSDFNTYSTQARIAYTALDSTLIEKVKELFNKLYQKRMLVRLIGVRFSHLIQGTYQFDLFDDRTEQIQLYEAMDKMRKRFGTDAVLRAAGVGIKQRDFNPFNGIKK, from the coding sequence ATGAACCGCAACGTTATGCATATGGACCTCGACACTTTTTTTGTGTCGGTAGAGCGGAAGATTAATCCAAAGTTAATCGGCATGCCTGTTTTGGTGGGCGGTACCGGCGACAGAGGTGTTGTTGCTTCCTGCAGTTATGAGGCGCGCGCATTCGGTATACATTCTGCCATGCCCATGAAAACCGCCCGCCTTCTTTGTCCGCAAGCTGTTGTGGTGCGTGGCGATCATGAGGCCTACAGTAAACATTCTAATGAGATAACGGATATCATTAAAGAAAGTGTTCCTGTGTATGAAAAAACTTCCATTGATGAATTTTATATTGATCTCACCGGCATGGATCGTTTTTTTGGTTGCTACAAACTCGCTACCGAATTACGTCAAAAAATAATTAAAGAATCCGGATTGCCGATTTCATTTGCACTATCAGCCAACAAAACAGTTTCTAAAATTGGTACTGATCAAGCCAAGCCTAACGGACAAATACAAATTCCATTTGGTGATGAAAAAATATTTTTAGCGCCCTTATCGGTAAAAAAAATACCAATGGTTGGTGATAAAACGTATCATATCCTTCGCGGAATGGGCATCGAAAAAATTAAAACCGTACAGGAAATGCCCATTGAATTGATGCAACAAGTTTTGGGAGAAAATGGAATTTCTATTTGGAAAAAAGCTAACGGTATCGATACATCCCCTGTTGAACCATATAATGAACGGAAGTCACTTTCTACCGAATGTACTTTTGATAAAGACACCATTGATAATGATTTTTTAATTCGCAACCTCATCAGCATGACAGAAAAATTATGTTATCAATTGAGAAGCGAAGAAAAATTAACAGCTTGTGTAACCGTTAAAATCCGTTACTCCGATTTCAACACTTACTCTACACAAGCTCGCATTGCGTATACAGCTCTCGATAGTACATTAATAGAAAAAGTAAAAGAACTGTTTAATAAATTGTATCAAAAGCGCATGCTGGTACGACTTATCGGAGTACGCTTTAGTCATTTAATACAGGGAACTTATCAGTTTGATTTGTTTGATGATAGAACGGAACAAATACAATTGTATGAGGCCATGGATAAAATGCGTAAACGTTTTGGAACAGATGCCGTATTACGTGCCGCCGGCGTAGGAATTAAACAAAGAGATTTTAATCCGTTTAACGGGATTAAAAAATAA
- a CDS encoding pyridoxine 5'-phosphate synthase, which translates to MAKLSVNINKIATLRNSRGGNMPDLIKAAIDIERFGAEGITVHPRPDERHIKYADVYELKKVVKTEFNIEGNPKEQKFVDLVLAVKPTQVTLVPDSTGQLTSDHGWDTISNRDYLKEIIAVFKNAGIRTSIFVDADLKMVEGAKETGTDRIELYTESYAHYYKEKREEIIKPFTAAAIRANELGLGINAGHDLNLDNLKFFKQNIPGLLEVSIGHALISDALYFGLENTVQMYLRELG; encoded by the coding sequence ATGGCTAAACTAAGCGTAAACATCAATAAAATTGCCACACTCCGTAACTCAAGAGGCGGCAATATGCCTGATTTAATTAAGGCGGCTATTGACATTGAACGCTTTGGCGCAGAAGGGATAACGGTTCACCCACGCCCGGATGAAAGACATATAAAATATGCCGACGTTTACGAACTTAAAAAAGTTGTAAAAACCGAGTTTAACATTGAAGGAAATCCTAAAGAACAAAAATTTGTTGATCTTGTTTTAGCCGTTAAGCCAACCCAGGTAACTTTGGTTCCCGACTCAACCGGACAATTAACCTCTGATCACGGATGGGATACGATTTCCAATAGAGATTACTTAAAAGAGATTATTGCTGTATTTAAAAATGCGGGCATCCGTACTTCTATTTTTGTTGACGCGGATCTTAAAATGGTTGAAGGTGCCAAAGAAACCGGAACCGATAGAATAGAATTATACACCGAAAGCTACGCGCATTATTACAAAGAAAAACGGGAAGAAATTATTAAACCGTTTACTGCAGCCGCTATTCGTGCTAATGAATTGGGATTAGGTATTAATGCGGGGCACGATTTAAATTTAGATAATCTAAAATTTTTCAAACAAAATATTCCAGGTTTATTGGAGGTTTCAATTGGACACGCTCTGATAAGCGATGCGCTTTATTTTGGCTTAGAGAATACAGTTCAGATGTATTTACGAGAATTAGGCTAA
- a CDS encoding response regulator transcription factor → MKALVIDNEKNIRTTVVDLITAFCPQITSVSEADGVVSGLKKIHELQPDIVFTDVEMDDGTGMDMLSKLSEIKFQVIFITAHNKYAIDAFRFSAIDFLTKPINPDELAKSVQKAESNIKNKLFLEQVAVMNERNLAKSEKKIVLKELDAIHIIKVKDLICCEASGIYTTFFIDNNKQIVVSKNLKEYEEILEPYDFLRVHNSFLINANKIEKFEKNDGGFLIMEGGQRVPVSQRKKDVVISFLKNF, encoded by the coding sequence ATGAAGGCACTCGTAATAGATAATGAAAAAAATATCCGAACAACGGTTGTCGATTTGATAACGGCATTTTGTCCGCAAATTACTTCTGTTTCCGAAGCAGACGGTGTTGTTAGTGGCTTAAAAAAAATTCACGAATTGCAACCTGATATTGTTTTTACGGACGTGGAGATGGATGATGGAACAGGCATGGATATGCTGTCAAAGTTAAGTGAGATAAAATTTCAGGTAATTTTTATTACGGCACATAATAAGTATGCGATAGATGCCTTCAGATTTAGCGCCATCGATTTTTTAACCAAGCCAATCAATCCTGATGAATTAGCAAAGAGCGTGCAAAAGGCAGAGAGTAATATTAAGAATAAATTATTTCTGGAGCAGGTGGCGGTTATGAATGAAAGAAACCTGGCTAAATCAGAAAAGAAAATTGTTTTGAAAGAATTAGATGCTATTCATATTATTAAAGTCAAAGATTTAATTTGCTGTGAGGCTTCCGGTATTTACACTACCTTTTTTATTGATAACAATAAACAAATAGTCGTTTCAAAAAATTTAAAGGAGTATGAAGAAATTCTTGAGCCGTATGATTTTTTACGTGTTCATAATTCTTTTTTAATTAACGCCAATAAAATTGAAAAATTCGAAAAGAATGATGGTGGCTTTTTGATTATGGAAGGAGGACAACGCGTACCGGTTTCTCAACGAAAAAAAGATGTGGTTATCAGCTTTCTGAAAAATTTCTGA
- the pgeF gene encoding peptidoglycan editing factor PgeF → MLIPSIFKPHNLIAAQSTRLNDLLQQAGKKPVTEFSNENDLFDRHQTRDEFLNQLGITIDQLAYSHQIHDNKILVADKPQGAEGYDAIITNKPNVYACVTIADCTPVLIYDTKNKAVAAIHAGWRGTVAKIVSETMKLMQEQYGTKGEDCLAFIGACIGKNNFEVGEEVAIHFSEDEKWYNTSKNKYYVDLKLANKKQLIQFGVKENNIEISDRCTISDNAKFYSYRLEKGKTGRMLALIGIK, encoded by the coding sequence ATGCTCATTCCTTCAATATTCAAACCACACAATCTCATCGCTGCGCAAAGTACGCGTTTAAATGATTTATTGCAGCAGGCCGGCAAGAAGCCTGTCACTGAATTCAGTAATGAAAACGATTTATTCGACCGTCATCAAACCCGCGATGAGTTTTTAAATCAGTTAGGTATAACAATTGATCAGCTTGCATACAGTCATCAGATTCATGACAATAAAATATTGGTAGCTGACAAGCCGCAAGGCGCTGAAGGTTATGATGCCATAATTACGAACAAGCCAAATGTGTATGCGTGCGTTACTATTGCTGATTGCACGCCGGTTTTAATTTATGATACAAAGAATAAAGCGGTTGCAGCTATTCATGCAGGATGGAGGGGAACTGTAGCAAAGATTGTAAGCGAAACAATGAAGTTAATGCAGGAGCAATATGGAACTAAGGGCGAAGACTGCCTTGCTTTTATTGGAGCCTGTATTGGTAAAAACAATTTTGAAGTAGGGGAGGAAGTAGCCATTCATTTTTCGGAGGATGAAAAATGGTATAACACGAGCAAGAATAAATATTATGTTGATTTAAAATTGGCGAATAAAAAGCAGTTAATACAATTCGGTGTGAAGGAAAATAACATTGAAATATCGGATCGTTGCACTATTTCCGATAATGCTAAATTTTATTCATATCGTTTGGAGAAAGGGAAAACTGGAAGAATGCTGGCTTTGATAGGAATAAAATAA
- the tnpA gene encoding IS200/IS605 family transposase, which translates to MAYVNIYIHAVWGTKNRYPFLIPEVKTAVINHIKQNAVLKQIHVDCINGASEHLHCLLALNADTSIAKTMNLIKGESAFWINKNKITTLKFEWADEYYAASVSGSQLYAIRNYIKNQEEHHRKILFKEECESFLKTHSQFQG; encoded by the coding sequence ATGGCATACGTAAACATCTATATTCACGCTGTTTGGGGAACGAAAAACCGCTATCCCTTTTTAATTCCCGAGGTGAAAACCGCTGTAATAAATCATATTAAACAAAACGCAGTACTAAAGCAAATTCACGTTGATTGCATTAACGGGGCTAGTGAACATTTACATTGTTTACTGGCATTAAATGCCGACACAAGTATCGCTAAAACAATGAACTTAATTAAAGGGGAATCTGCATTTTGGATAAACAAAAATAAAATTACTACTCTGAAATTTGAATGGGCTGATGAATATTACGCAGCTTCCGTGAGTGGATCCCAATTATATGCTATTAGGAATTATATTAAAAATCAGGAAGAACATCATAGAAAGATTCTATTTAAAGAAGAGTGTGAATCCTTTTTGAAAACACATTCTCAGTTTCAGGGCTAA
- a CDS encoding CBS domain-containing protein — protein MLVSDLITDEIPPLKLSDTVEMALDWMEQFKVSHLPIVNNHELIGVVSESDLLDYNKPEETFKQAQLPLIKPVIHHHQHVYDLLKLMTSLNLTVMPVLDDNEKFKGSISLKGFVQNLSNLISVQNPGGVIVLELNQNDYSITQIGNIIEGNDAKVLSLHVSGQPDSNKIEVTIKVNKEDLSRIIQTFNRYNYTIKATFQQSDYQLDLKNKLDEFMHFLNI, from the coding sequence ATGTTAGTTTCTGATCTTATAACCGACGAAATACCGCCACTGAAGCTGAGTGATACTGTAGAGATGGCGCTAGACTGGATGGAGCAATTTAAAGTTTCTCACCTTCCTATTGTAAATAATCATGAATTAATCGGTGTTGTTTCCGAAAGTGATTTATTGGATTATAATAAACCCGAAGAAACATTTAAGCAAGCACAATTACCGCTTATAAAACCTGTTATTCATCATCATCAACATGTTTACGACTTACTGAAGTTAATGACTTCTTTAAATCTAACGGTGATGCCGGTGTTGGATGATAACGAAAAATTTAAAGGTTCCATTAGTTTAAAGGGTTTCGTGCAAAATCTCTCTAACTTAATTTCTGTTCAAAATCCGGGTGGTGTTATTGTGTTAGAGTTAAATCAAAACGATTATTCTATCACGCAAATCGGAAATATCATCGAGGGAAATGACGCAAAGGTGTTAAGTCTGCATGTTTCCGGTCAGCCCGACAGTAATAAGATTGAGGTGACTATTAAGGTTAATAAAGAAGATCTTTCACGCATTATCCAAACTTTTAATCGTTATAACTATACGATTAAAGCTACCTTCCAGCAAAGCGACTACCAGCTTGATTTAAAAAACAAACTGGATGAGTTCATGCATTTCCTGAATATCTAA
- a CDS encoding histidine kinase: MRLILTTFVLLLFIPFLQAQQCACLNYVKMQEQMDSLVDIADYEKLNNEIERLLANGIDECKAYAYVYQAEMVIKNAQTDSAQVLLDLAGNLFEKGGTSEACKYRYYFECAELAFYNNNYEKALEYGLKMMELANTEKSTLKLAECNLRVANIFVKMSQPEKARDYAIAAKNYISRLPESYKKYHLYNILANRYNNMYQDFKERKYLDTIEMFMGGIRAHAVKLGPYNRLLEQYYRKKAFLSLKVKDLDNSLKFLDSAHNIVRVFPMRVELYSINGDKANIYRKKKQFDIAEKYADSSLMHALNENVVSSVINAYDIVYMVARDAGKSDKALWAFENMTRINDSIIDVKNTGKIAELEQKYNKAQNEKTIRELNQEAEIKNLRIRVLAIGIALTILLIIVIIFFYRQSLIRNRQKVLETEQRLNRSRINPHFFFNAITMLQGIAVKENDGKKVALNLYKFSSLMRQTLESSYNDYVSIDTELEFIQKYIELQQLKEHDKFSLETTISNDVETSETLIPSMLIQPFLENSIEHGFGSIDYKGKIDLNFEIRNNDLCIVIKDNGAGISKGSENPNKHISRAMQITKDRLYLLNKEKKSNASFSVNANEPNGVKIEIILPLIYK, encoded by the coding sequence ATGCGACTGATACTTACAACATTTGTCCTTTTATTATTTATCCCGTTTTTACAGGCTCAACAATGCGCTTGTCTTAATTACGTTAAGATGCAAGAGCAAATGGATAGTTTGGTAGATATTGCCGACTATGAAAAACTAAACAATGAAATAGAGCGCCTCCTCGCTAACGGTATCGATGAATGTAAAGCGTACGCTTACGTGTATCAGGCTGAAATGGTGATTAAAAACGCGCAAACCGATTCGGCACAAGTATTATTGGATTTAGCCGGAAATTTATTTGAAAAAGGCGGCACGTCTGAAGCTTGTAAGTACCGATATTATTTTGAATGCGCCGAACTGGCTTTCTATAATAACAATTACGAAAAGGCTCTTGAGTACGGATTAAAAATGATGGAGCTTGCAAACACAGAAAAAAGCACATTGAAATTGGCAGAATGTAATTTACGTGTTGCAAATATTTTTGTAAAAATGAGTCAGCCTGAAAAGGCACGTGATTATGCCATCGCGGCAAAGAATTACATCAGCCGTTTACCGGAATCCTATAAAAAATATCATTTATACAATATTCTTGCTAACCGTTACAACAACATGTATCAGGATTTTAAGGAAAGGAAATACCTCGATACCATTGAAATGTTTATGGGAGGCATTCGTGCTCATGCTGTTAAGTTAGGTCCGTATAATCGTTTATTAGAACAATACTATCGAAAGAAAGCATTCTTGTCTTTAAAGGTAAAAGACCTCGATAATTCTTTGAAGTTTTTGGATAGCGCACATAATATCGTGCGTGTATTTCCGATGCGTGTGGAGTTGTATTCTATTAACGGGGATAAAGCCAATATTTACCGTAAGAAAAAACAATTTGATATCGCGGAAAAATATGCTGACTCCAGTTTAATGCACGCACTCAATGAAAATGTAGTATCATCGGTTATAAATGCTTACGATATTGTATACATGGTGGCGCGCGATGCAGGAAAATCGGATAAAGCATTGTGGGCATTCGAAAACATGACGCGCATCAATGATAGCATCATTGATGTAAAGAATACCGGTAAGATTGCTGAATTGGAACAGAAATATAATAAAGCTCAAAACGAAAAAACCATTCGCGAGTTAAATCAGGAAGCGGAAATTAAAAATTTACGTATCAGAGTACTTGCTATTGGTATCGCATTAACTATACTTCTGATTATTGTGATTATATTCTTTTACCGCCAAAGTTTAATTAGGAACCGTCAGAAAGTTTTAGAAACCGAACAGCGTTTGAATCGTTCTCGTATTAATCCACATTTCTTTTTTAATGCCATAACAATGTTACAGGGAATTGCGGTTAAGGAAAACGACGGCAAAAAGGTAGCACTCAATTTATATAAATTCAGCAGCCTAATGCGTCAAACATTGGAGAGTTCATATAATGATTACGTTTCTATCGATACTGAGTTAGAGTTCATACAGAAGTATATAGAACTCCAGCAATTAAAAGAACACGATAAATTTTCTTTGGAGACAACTATTTCCAATGATGTTGAAACTTCTGAGACACTTATTCCTTCTATGTTGATTCAACCGTTTCTTGAAAACTCTATTGAGCATGGATTTGGAAGCATTGACTATAAAGGGAAAATTGACCTTAATTTTGAAATCAGAAACAATGATTTATGTATAGTGATTAAGGATAACGGAGCCGGTATCAGTAAGGGGTCAGAAAATCCAAACAAACACATTTCGCGTGCCATGCAAATCACGAAAGACCGACTATATTTATTAAATAAGGAAAAGAAGTCGAATGCAAGCTTCAGTGTTAATGCAAACGAGCCGAATGGTGTGAAAATAGAAATAATATTACCTTTAATATATAAATGA
- a CDS encoding T9SS type A sorting domain-containing protein: MKRKLLTILAHLFLMSFVVYSQTWNTQVSGTTQNLRSVHFPTAQNGWAVGDGATIRVTSNGGQTWSAQSSPFTNANRDVTFLSATTGFIVGDVGLLIRTTNGGTTWAAPAVTYLNSPNIHGISFGSSTTGYAVGTSGSWFKTTNGGANWAQQNNLIGATTNNWYKVFFINATTGWVVGAGGAVARTTNGGTSWTVNTIGVTTDINDVYFVSTTQGWAVGNNGVIRTTTDGGVNWTAQTSGTTQNLQHVQFVSATQGWAVGANGVILTTANGGTTWTSQASGTTNLLLGLHMNSSTQGWAVGTAGTILSFCSAPSQPGTISGPVSICPSVTATYSVAPVGGANFYTWSIPSGWTGTSSNNTISVTSGTASGTFSVYAHSGGCRSLVRTLSVTTLTVPAQPGTISGLINVCQSATEIYSVTPVAGATTYSWAIPATWAGTSTTNSISTTVGTVNGNIAVRAGNGTCWSTIRTKAVNTNSVPAQPAAIAGNTLVCPYSLNTYSIAPVVGATSYSWQKPVGYGGTSGTNTIGITAGSAAGTITVSAMNGSCASPSRTLAITLHTVPAVPSFIFGPSTACINSTTIYSVSPISGATTYSWNLPGTWTGTSTTNTISALVGAAGGSVFIAAGNSNCYNLSTYKTVSVTASPTVVVSSSTSNICPGSSVGLSATGATTYTWNTGSTSASINVTPTLSTTYTVTGTTGGCTNSKTISITVSPTPTVNTTASSATICSGGSSTLTATGASSYTWNTGATTAAIAVSPSVATTYTVTGSNGTCSSSRTITIYNDAPNLLVNSTATTICTGGSSTLTASGASTYSWSTGATGNSLVVSPSSNTTYSVIGINGICSATSAISINVSSAISMNIIPSASVSCSGAPVVLTASGASTYTWNTGSNSTTISVTPSVSTNYTVNGTSGTCSGSTVITIGVSTNPSVNSITSNSTTCATAIPQSATLTASGASTYSWSTGAGSASTVVSPSVTTTYTVTGTNASGCSNSSQITVTVHPLPTVNVITSSPIICTQPTQQTATLTASGASTYSWNTGATTAIVAVSPSTTTTYTVTGYDANGCENTSVFTQSVSVCSGVEEQVISNEFTVYPNPNNGSFSIRTSIGGVFEIYNQLGQVIFNFEKEEGVEETIKIDNLAEGVYYMHSNSAKLHKKIIVTK; encoded by the coding sequence ATGAAAAGAAAATTACTTACCATTCTGGCTCATTTATTTCTAATGAGTTTTGTCGTTTACTCACAAACCTGGAATACACAAGTTTCAGGAACTACACAAAACCTAAGATCAGTTCACTTTCCAACAGCTCAAAATGGATGGGCAGTAGGTGACGGCGCAACGATACGAGTAACATCCAACGGCGGACAAACGTGGTCGGCTCAATCTTCGCCATTTACAAATGCAAACCGTGATGTTACATTTTTATCGGCTACAACAGGATTTATAGTAGGTGATGTGGGTTTGTTAATTAGAACAACAAACGGAGGAACTACTTGGGCTGCCCCTGCTGTAACGTATCTTAATTCGCCCAATATACATGGAATAAGTTTTGGCAGCTCAACAACAGGTTACGCGGTAGGTACATCCGGTAGTTGGTTTAAAACCACAAACGGAGGAGCAAACTGGGCGCAACAAAATAATTTGATAGGAGCCACAACTAATAATTGGTATAAAGTTTTCTTCATTAATGCAACTACAGGATGGGTTGTTGGAGCCGGTGGTGCGGTAGCAAGAACTACTAATGGCGGTACATCCTGGACAGTGAATACTATTGGAGTAACAACTGATATAAATGATGTTTATTTCGTTTCAACAACTCAAGGATGGGCAGTTGGTAACAATGGTGTTATTCGTACGACAACCGATGGTGGTGTAAATTGGACCGCGCAAACGTCGGGTACAACACAAAACTTGCAACATGTTCAATTTGTTTCGGCAACACAAGGTTGGGCAGTTGGCGCCAATGGTGTTATTTTAACTACAGCTAACGGTGGTACAACATGGACAAGCCAAGCTTCAGGCACAACAAATTTATTATTGGGATTACACATGAATAGCTCTACTCAGGGTTGGGCTGTTGGTACAGCGGGTACGATACTTTCATTTTGTTCAGCACCATCTCAACCGGGTACTATTTCAGGACCTGTTTCTATTTGTCCAAGTGTAACTGCAACTTATAGCGTAGCACCTGTTGGTGGCGCAAATTTTTATACGTGGTCAATTCCTTCCGGTTGGACAGGCACTTCATCGAATAATACAATTTCTGTTACATCAGGAACCGCATCAGGTACATTTAGTGTTTATGCACATAGTGGTGGTTGCAGATCTTTGGTAAGAACTTTATCAGTTACAACTTTAACTGTTCCTGCGCAACCCGGAACAATTTCCGGTTTAATAAATGTTTGCCAATCTGCAACTGAGATTTATAGTGTTACACCAGTGGCAGGTGCAACAACCTATTCATGGGCAATACCTGCTACATGGGCAGGAACATCCACAACAAACAGTATCAGCACAACAGTTGGAACAGTGAATGGTAATATTGCGGTTAGAGCGGGGAATGGGACATGTTGGTCAACAATCAGAACTAAGGCAGTAAATACTAATTCTGTTCCTGCACAACCCGCAGCTATTGCCGGTAATACATTGGTGTGTCCTTATTCATTAAATACTTACAGTATTGCTCCTGTTGTTGGAGCGACAAGTTATTCATGGCAAAAACCTGTGGGTTATGGTGGAACATCAGGAACCAATACAATTGGAATTACGGCGGGTTCTGCAGCCGGAACAATAACAGTATCGGCAATGAATGGTTCATGCGCTTCTCCTTCAAGAACATTAGCGATTACACTTCATACAGTTCCCGCAGTACCTTCATTTATTTTCGGTCCAAGTACAGCTTGTATTAATAGCACTACTATTTATAGTGTTTCGCCAATTTCAGGCGCAACTACCTATTCGTGGAATTTACCCGGAACATGGACCGGCACTTCTACTACTAATACAATTAGCGCATTAGTTGGAGCAGCAGGAGGAAGTGTATTTATAGCTGCGGGTAATTCAAATTGTTATAATTTGTCGACATATAAAACGGTATCTGTAACAGCTTCTCCAACGGTTGTAGTAAGCTCAAGTACTTCTAATATTTGTCCGGGTAGTAGCGTTGGATTATCGGCAACGGGTGCTACTACTTATACATGGAACACCGGTTCAACCTCTGCATCAATTAATGTTACGCCTACTTTAAGTACAACGTATACCGTTACAGGTACAACAGGCGGATGTACCAATTCAAAAACAATTTCCATAACCGTTTCGCCAACTCCAACAGTTAATACCACCGCTAGTTCTGCTACAATTTGTTCGGGTGGGTCGTCTACACTTACTGCAACAGGTGCATCATCTTATACATGGAATACCGGGGCAACGACTGCAGCAATTGCAGTGTCGCCAAGTGTGGCAACTACCTATACAGTAACAGGAAGTAACGGAACTTGCAGCTCATCACGAACAATTACTATTTACAATGATGCGCCAAATTTATTGGTGAATTCAACAGCAACCACAATTTGCACAGGAGGATCATCAACATTAACTGCGAGTGGTGCTTCCACTTATTCTTGGAGTACAGGAGCAACAGGTAATTCTTTGGTGGTGTCACCTTCTTCAAATACTACGTACTCTGTTATTGGTATCAATGGGATTTGCAGTGCAACTTCGGCCATATCGATAAATGTAAGTTCTGCCATTAGTATGAATATAATTCCATCGGCTTCTGTTTCTTGTTCGGGCGCTCCTGTTGTATTAACCGCTTCAGGTGCTTCAACCTATACCTGGAATACTGGTTCTAACTCAACGACTATTTCAGTTACACCATCAGTGTCTACAAATTATACTGTTAACGGAACCAGCGGAACATGTTCAGGAAGCACCGTAATAACAATAGGAGTAAGTACAAATCCAAGTGTAAACAGTATAACATCGAATTCAACAACTTGTGCAACCGCTATACCTCAATCTGCTACGTTAACCGCGTCAGGTGCTTCAACGTATAGTTGGAGTACAGGTGCCGGTTCAGCTTCTACTGTAGTTTCTCCAAGTGTCACAACAACCTATACTGTTACCGGTACAAATGCATCTGGATGTAGTAACTCATCTCAAATCACTGTTACGGTTCATCCATTACCAACAGTGAATGTGATAACAAGCAGTCCTATTATTTGTACTCAACCAACACAACAAACAGCTACATTAACTGCAAGTGGTGCGAGTACTTATAGTTGGAATACAGGTGCTACAACAGCTATCGTTGCGGTGAGTCCGAGTACAACAACAACATATACTGTAACCGGTTATGACGCGAATGGTTGTGAGAACACATCAGTGTTTACACAATCCGTATCTGTGTGTTCAGGTGTAGAAGAGCAAGTGATTAGCAATGAATTTACAGTATATCCAAATCCTAACAACGGTTCATTTAGTATCCGTACTTCAATTGGTGGTGTATTTGAAATATATAACCAATTAGGGCAAGTTATTTTCAACTTTGAAAAAGAGGAGGGGGTAGAGGAGACCATAAAAATTGATAATCTCGCTGAGGGTGTTTATTACATGCATTCAAATTCAGCGAAACTGCACAAGAAAATAATTGTGACGAAGTAA